The genome window GCTTTCAACTTTTTTCTAATTTAAATTGACATTTCGGGATTAATAATCCTAAGTATATTAATTTGCAACGTACTGGCAACCAAACTGGATCATTAATGCGCCTTGAAGGTACTACAAATAATGTTTCAATTAATGGCGATATTAATAATGTTGTTACCCCATTAGCTCAATGGGATGAAGGCGCAAAAAATAATCCTTCATACTATTGGTATATTGAGAATGAAGCTAACCAGAATAACTGGGGTGATTATGCAAATCGCTTTGTACAAAGTGGAAAGAATCCTGAGCCCACTGCAAATGCCGGAGTTACTACATTTATGCATTCAAGCGGTAGTGTACAGATGGCTCCTAACCAGGCAGGAACTAATTCATCCAAGTTTAGCAATGGAGAAGTTGCCCAAACTCTAAATGAAGCTATAAATTATCAAGCTCCATATTTGAATCAATTCTTAAATCACTTTAGTTGGTGGGCACCACAAAGAATTGCCATGGGAAGCGGTTTAGAGAATGTAGTAACACCAACTGATTCAGAAAAGTATCAACCGATAGTTCAAACTATTGATGGTAATACTAACCAAACTTTAAGTGATTTAACTGCTAAAGGCGGGATCAAAGGTTTACTTTCTAGCGATGGTACTGTAACTACTGATCTTTCTTCTGTTAAGAACGTAAGCTGGTATGATGCAACTACTGATACTGATGCTACTGAGTGGAAGAGCGTAATGGGTGATGAAGCAGTACCAACTAACCCAACTGGTAATCTTAAGACCACTGATAAATCAGCTTGGGCAAAAGTAACCTATACTGATGGTTCAGTTGACTTTGCTAATATTCCATTGAATATTACTGAACCAATGGCAAATCTTTACACTCCATCATATAAGCCAGTAAATGTTGAACAAGGCCAAACTGCGACTGTTGACCCATCATTTACTGATCAAGATGGTAAGGGTACTACTGCTCCAACTGGAACCACATTTACGACTGGTACTGATACACCAAACTGGGCTACTATTGATCCATCAACAGGTACTGTAACTGTTAAACCACGTACTGATGTAACTCCAGGTGCTTACAATGTTCCAGTAACGGT of Limosilactobacillus reuteri subsp. reuteri contains these proteins:
- a CDS encoding Rib/alpha-like domain-containing protein → MQRTGNQTGSLMRLEGTTNNVSINGDINNVVTPLAQWDEGAKNNPSYYWYIENEANQNNWGDYANRFVQSGKNPEPTANAGVTTFMHSSGSVQMAPNQAGTNSSKFSNGEVAQTLNEAINYQAPYLNQFLNHFSWWAPQRIAMGSGLENVVTPTDSEKYQPIVQTIDGNTNQTLSDLTAKGGIKGLLSSDGTVTTDLSSVKNVSWYDATTDTDATEWKSVMGDEAVPTNPTGNLKTTDKSAWAKVTYTDGSVDFANIPLNITEPMANLYTPSYKPVNVEQGQTATVDPSFTDQDGKGTTAPTGTTFTTGTDTPNWATIDPSTGTVTVKPRTDVTPGAYNVPVTVTYPDKSTDETTVPVIVTKPGQTVTWGDNGAVVLTTDASNTKAHETSDNSQVVPVSDVTVTAQGYKLVDGKLETTATPITVDPSNVSWKTAPNTNVDEATAAGKTITGNEINVDLTGNADAQAILGPKNGVVTTNPFTIDAKGAGAKNVTAPVDIKLGSDLTSEQFGQLVDNNIPTDEIATTTWATKPDANGQGGVIKITFTDKDANGNPTYLNINIPASLIKVTTDAETNTPQGQDVSTKVGEVPDAEKGIKNPGSLPSGTTYTWQDTPDTTKPGKKPAVVVVTYPDGSKDTVSTNVLSNNFCALFVATTTP